A genomic window from Candidatus Nitrosoglobus terrae includes:
- the pyrC gene encoding dihydroorotase, whose amino-acid sequence MITTLQLTRPDDWHLHLRDGKVLTDLISVTARCFTRAIIMPNLWPPITTTQQALAYRSRILAAQPKNLVFKPLMTLYLTDNTTPEEIIRAQDSGHIYAVKLYPAKVTTNADSGVTHLSRIYSVLEVLQKQRFPLLIHGEVTNPEIDIFDREKMFIEYHLEPLLRNFPALKVVLEHITTREAVDFIHTASENIGATITPHHLLLNRNALLEGGVRPHYYCLPVLKREIHRQALIAAATSGNPRFFLGTDSAPHAKSTKEAACGCAGIYNSPVALEIYAEIFEASNALEKLEAFASFHGPDFYGLPRNQDTITLIKDSWQVPKSLPFGDEILIPLRAGTTIIWRVTK is encoded by the coding sequence ATGATCACAACATTACAATTAACTCGCCCAGACGATTGGCATTTACATTTACGGGATGGAAAAGTACTCACTGACTTAATCTCAGTTACTGCTCGATGCTTTACTCGAGCTATCATCATGCCTAACCTTTGGCCACCGATTACCACCACTCAGCAAGCACTGGCATACCGATCACGTATCCTTGCAGCTCAGCCTAAAAACTTAGTTTTTAAGCCTTTAATGACTCTCTATCTTACTGATAATACCACACCTGAAGAGATTATCCGTGCTCAAGATAGCGGCCATATCTATGCTGTTAAATTATATCCAGCAAAGGTAACCACTAATGCCGATTCTGGTGTAACTCACTTATCTAGAATCTATTCTGTGCTAGAAGTTCTACAGAAGCAAAGATTTCCTCTACTTATACATGGTGAAGTCACTAACCCAGAAATTGATATTTTCGATCGTGAAAAAATGTTTATTGAATATCACTTGGAGCCTTTGCTTCGCAACTTCCCCGCATTAAAAGTCGTTTTAGAGCATATTACTACCCGAGAGGCAGTAGATTTTATTCATACGGCCTCGGAAAATATTGGTGCTACCATTACCCCTCATCACCTATTGCTTAATCGTAATGCGCTCTTAGAAGGAGGGGTCCGACCTCATTATTACTGCTTACCTGTACTTAAGCGAGAGATACATCGCCAAGCATTGATAGCTGCAGCCACTAGCGGTAATCCTAGATTTTTTCTAGGTACAGATAGCGCCCCTCATGCAAAGAGCACTAAAGAAGCAGCTTGCGGCTGCGCTGGAATCTACAATAGCCCTGTAGCATTGGAAATCTATGCTGAAATATTTGAAGCCTCCAATGCCTTAGAAAAATTAGAAGCTTTTGCTAGCTTTCACGGCCCTGATTTCTATGGCTTACCTCGAAACCAAGATACAATAACGCTCATTAAAGATTCTTGGCAAGTACCAAAGAGTCTACCCTTTGGCGATGAAATTTTAATACCTTTACGTGCCGGTACCACCATCATTTGGCGTGTAACTAAATAA
- the purC gene encoding phosphoribosylaminoimidazolesuccinocarboxamide synthase, with protein sequence MLIEKQTELYSGKAKTVYMTNDPTRLILYFRDDTSAFDGRKIEQFTRKGEINNKFNAFIMEKLAAIGIPTHLERLLSAQESLVKRLKMFPIECVVRNIATGSLCRRLGVQEGMDLNPPVFEFFLKNDALHDPMINEYHIRTFHWAPIDQVEQMKEYTFRINDVLKQLFLEANLLLVDYKLEFGDFQGQLVLGDEFTLDGCRLWDVETRKKLDKDRFRQGLGGLIEAYEEVAQRLGASL encoded by the coding sequence ATGTTAATAGAAAAACAGACCGAGCTTTATTCAGGTAAAGCTAAAACAGTTTATATGACAAATGATCCTACTCGATTGATTTTATATTTTCGTGATGATACCTCCGCCTTTGATGGCAGAAAAATTGAACAATTTACCCGTAAGGGAGAAATCAATAATAAATTCAATGCTTTCATTATGGAAAAACTGGCGGCAATCGGTATTCCAACTCATTTGGAGCGACTATTAAGCGCTCAGGAGTCGTTAGTTAAGCGCCTTAAAATGTTTCCTATTGAATGTGTGGTACGTAATATTGCAACCGGTAGCCTGTGTCGACGGCTAGGGGTACAGGAAGGCATGGATCTCAACCCACCCGTATTTGAGTTTTTTCTTAAAAATGATGCTCTTCATGACCCAATGATCAACGAATATCATATTCGTACTTTTCACTGGGCTCCCATAGATCAGGTTGAACAAATGAAAGAGTATACTTTCAGAATCAACGATGTATTAAAGCAGTTATTTTTAGAGGCAAATTTGTTACTTGTAGACTATAAACTAGAGTTTGGCGATTTTCAGGGGCAGTTAGTGCTAGGTGATGAGTTTACCCTTGATGGCTGTCGTCTATGGGATGTAGAAACCCGTAAAAAATTAGATAAAGATCGATTTCGTCAGGGATTGGGTGGGCTTATTGAAGCCTATGAGGAAGTAGCGCAACGTTTAGGTGCATCGTTATAA
- the bamC gene encoding outer membrane protein assembly factor BamC: MSVAIIILLSGCTALSSLDKLVPDNTKKYRQAKALPPLEVPPDLSTAAIHDDIKNDNSSTATYLEYQEQVHNPLMDIYGVKPDLKPHIEGEGEQRRLVVPGIRKKVWEQVRNFWLENGLQIKAEDIRIGFMDAIGSSEQDSYRVRIEEGKTPQSTIVSLKQHIANTNPRQEDMVFRRLAEYLGALHAQNLAENKQQSNQQTDDINGVSIVDEGTALQVEQDFSRVWRRIGLVLERKGFAIEDKNRSRGVYYIRYDDPFTHQEEKDSSWLSKLAFWDHKADKSDKNQNRYQIKLISDGSATRIVVLNAKGRRDRSEVAKQLVSLLGEQLTEP, translated from the coding sequence ATGAGCGTAGCCATAATCATATTGTTGAGTGGCTGTACCGCACTTTCTTCTCTTGATAAACTTGTACCTGATAATACTAAAAAATATCGTCAAGCTAAAGCGTTGCCGCCGCTAGAAGTCCCTCCTGATTTAAGCACTGCTGCTATTCATGATGATATAAAAAATGATAATAGCAGTACAGCGACTTACCTAGAGTACCAAGAACAAGTTCATAATCCTCTTATGGATATTTATGGGGTTAAGCCGGATTTAAAACCTCATATAGAAGGTGAAGGAGAGCAGCGACGATTAGTGGTTCCTGGAATTAGGAAGAAAGTGTGGGAGCAAGTGCGTAATTTTTGGCTTGAAAATGGCCTTCAGATCAAGGCAGAAGATATCCGTATCGGTTTTATGGATGCTATTGGTTCTTCGGAGCAGGATAGTTATCGGGTTCGTATTGAAGAGGGAAAAACACCACAATCTACTATTGTATCTTTAAAGCAGCATATTGCAAATACTAATCCAAGGCAAGAAGATATGGTATTTCGCAGATTGGCTGAATACTTAGGGGCATTACATGCGCAAAATTTAGCTGAGAATAAACAACAGAGCAATCAGCAGACTGATGACATTAATGGTGTTAGCATAGTTGATGAAGGTACAGCCTTACAGGTAGAGCAGGATTTCTCACGTGTTTGGCGTCGAATAGGGCTAGTGCTTGAGCGCAAGGGTTTTGCTATAGAGGATAAAAATCGCTCCCGGGGTGTTTACTATATTCGTTATGATGATCCGTTTACTCATCAAGAAGAAAAGGATTCAAGCTGGCTATCGAAATTGGCTTTTTGGGATCATAAAGCGGATAAGAGTGATAAAAATCAAAACCGTTATCAGATCAAGTTGATTTCAGACGGTTCAGCAACACGTATAGTGGTTCTTAATGCAAAAGGGCGCCGTGACCGATCGGAGGTAGCCAAACAATTAGTATCCCTATTAGGGGAACAATTAACCGAGCCATAA
- the dapA gene encoding 4-hydroxy-tetrahydrodipicolinate synthase — MFNGSMVALVTPMCSDGTLDWESLYRLVDFHINNKTDAIVAVGTTGESATLDVEEHIRVIREIVDQVDGRVPVIAGTGANCTSEAIDLTRAALKAGADACLLVTPYYNRPTQEGLYLHFRAIAEAVPIPQILYNVPTRTACDLLPETVARLADISNIIGIKEATGDMDRGHKILELCGEKIDLYSGDDSTAMECILMGGRGTISVTANVAPKMVHEMCSAALRYDRETAEAINIKLKSLYTALFLEANPIPVKWALYEMNHIAEGIRLPLTILSECYREPLRQALHQAQIL, encoded by the coding sequence ATGTTTAATGGCAGTATGGTTGCTTTGGTTACTCCAATGTGCTCTGATGGTACTTTAGATTGGGAAAGTTTATATCGGTTAGTAGATTTTCATATAAATAACAAAACTGATGCTATTGTAGCGGTAGGGACTACTGGAGAGTCTGCTACTTTGGATGTAGAGGAGCATATACGGGTTATTCGTGAGATAGTGGATCAAGTTGATGGTCGAGTACCGGTAATTGCTGGAACAGGTGCAAATTGTACTAGCGAGGCGATAGATCTTACCCGCGCAGCTCTAAAGGCTGGGGCTGATGCTTGCTTGCTGGTTACCCCCTATTACAATAGGCCAACCCAAGAAGGGTTATACCTCCATTTTAGAGCTATTGCTGAAGCCGTTCCTATTCCTCAGATTCTTTACAATGTGCCTACCCGAACTGCTTGCGATCTTCTGCCAGAAACAGTAGCGCGTTTGGCTGATATCTCCAATATTATCGGTATTAAGGAGGCCACAGGAGATATGGATCGAGGGCATAAAATTCTAGAACTATGTGGTGAAAAAATCGATCTTTATAGCGGCGATGATAGTACTGCCATGGAATGTATACTAATGGGAGGCCGAGGTACTATTTCGGTGACTGCCAATGTAGCGCCTAAGATGGTGCATGAAATGTGTTCTGCGGCCCTACGGTATGATCGAGAAACTGCAGAAGCCATAAATATTAAGCTAAAGTCTTTATATACTGCCCTGTTTCTTGAAGCTAACCCAATTCCGGTAAAATGGGCTTTATATGAGATGAATCATATTGCTGAAGGCATTCGGTTGCCGTTAACTATTTTATCAGAGTGCTACCGTGAACCATTACGGCAAGCATTACATCAGGCACAGATTTTATAG
- a CDS encoding glycine cleavage system protein R, translating into MHQCLVISAIGEDHPDLLRDLSRAILDSGCSIEDSRMTLLGAEFAILLLISGHWSTIAKLEAMLPALRQRLALNILSKRTQLYPPTDSKFIPYAIETISLDQPNIIYELVCFFSSHNISLKEMNVHHYLAPYTGVPLFSVNIIIHLPINLSIVTLREQFMELCDSLNLDAVLEPVRGR; encoded by the coding sequence ATGCATCAATGTTTGGTTATCTCAGCAATAGGGGAGGATCATCCTGATCTCTTGAGAGATCTAAGTAGGGCTATCCTTGATAGTGGCTGTAGTATTGAAGATAGTCGCATGACTCTCCTTGGGGCTGAGTTTGCTATATTGTTACTAATCTCCGGCCATTGGAGTACTATAGCTAAGCTAGAAGCTATGTTACCCGCTTTAAGGCAACGTCTAGCACTAAACATACTCAGCAAACGTACTCAATTATACCCACCTACTGATAGTAAATTTATACCTTATGCTATAGAAACTATATCGCTGGATCAGCCAAATATTATCTATGAACTGGTTTGTTTTTTTTCCAGCCATAATATTTCTCTTAAAGAAATGAACGTCCATCACTATCTAGCCCCTTATACGGGAGTACCTTTATTTTCAGTAAACATCATTATACACTTACCGATTAATTTATCTATTGTCACTCTGAGAGAGCAATTTATGGAGCTGTGCGATAGCTTGAACCTAGATGCTGTCTTAGAACCTGTTCGAGGCCGCTAA
- a CDS encoding peroxiredoxin gives MPKVTVGRVVPDFELPSTSKKSFKLSQLQNQNVVLYFYPKDDTPGCTCEGQDFRDLFNEFKSFNTAVFGISRDTLESHEKFKAQQNFPFELLSDQDETACQLFDVIKPKQMYGKEIKGIERSTFLIDKAGVLRKEWRQVKVEGHVAEVLEAVKTLSP, from the coding sequence ATGCCTAAAGTAACAGTAGGGAGAGTAGTCCCTGATTTTGAGCTTCCTTCTACTTCAAAAAAAAGTTTTAAACTATCTCAGCTACAAAATCAAAACGTAGTCCTTTATTTTTATCCAAAAGATGACACCCCAGGTTGCACTTGTGAGGGACAAGATTTCCGAGATCTGTTTAATGAGTTTAAATCCTTTAATACGGCTGTCTTTGGTATCTCTCGAGATACTTTGGAATCTCATGAAAAGTTCAAAGCTCAACAAAATTTTCCTTTTGAACTTTTATCGGATCAAGATGAAACTGCGTGTCAATTGTTTGACGTTATTAAGCCTAAGCAAATGTATGGTAAAGAAATAAAAGGTATAGAGCGTAGTACTTTCCTAATCGATAAAGCAGGGGTTTTACGCAAAGAGTGGCGCCAAGTTAAAGTAGAGGGTCATGTAGCTGAAGTGTTAGAAGCGGTTAAAACTCTCTCTCCATAA
- a CDS encoding ribonucleoside-diphosphate reductase subunit alpha yields the protein MKSELSNSTQTDQKQASSAELTNPNTKAAAPNQYQVIRRNGKVTSFDANKITVAITKAFLAVEGSSAASSKRIHQTVEGLAAQVVDACTRRLETGSTVHIEDIQDQVELALMRDGQYKIARAYVLYREERARERIQATTKKKTAEPLIRITRDDGSLVPLDKKRLTQIIEEACKGLPETKPQAILNEVLRNLFDGLTTKDIERALVMSARTFIEKDPSYSYVTARLLLDSLRREVLSFIYSAEIYTTQEEMANRYPEYFTRYIKQSAELQLIDPRLAQYDLVLLGQALKPERDFRFTYLGLQTLYDRYFIHTDSTRLELPQAFFMRVAMGLAINEVEREEWAIKFYELLSSFDFMSSTPTLFNSGTLRPQLSSCYLTTVPDDLDGIYSAIKDNALLSKYAGGLGNDWSQVRGMGAHIQGTNGKSQGVVPFLKVANDTAVAVNQGGKRKGAVCAYLEIWHTDIEEFLELRKNTGDDRRRTHDMNTANWVPDLFMKRVIEDNEWTLFSPDETPDLHDLVGLAFEAAYLRYEEKAIHGKVRNFKKLRAKDLWRKMLSMLFETGHPWITFKDPCNLRSPQQHKGVVHSSNLCTEITLNTSAEEIAVCNLGSINLPQHVDENGLNLPKLEKTINIAMRMLDNVIDYNYYSVPAARRSNLRHRPVGLGLMGFQDALYKLRLPYASKTAIEFADRSMEAISYYAIQASTHLAIERGSYPTFEGSLWSKGILPFDSIDLLVEGRGDYLQQDRSQTLDWNSLREQVKTIGMRNSNCMAIAPTATISNICGISQSIEPTYQNLFVKSNLSGEFTVINPYLVQDLKVLGLWDEVMVNDLKYFDGSVQAIDRIPQDLKPLYATAFEIDPRWLVEAASRRQKWIDQAQSLNLYMAEPSGKKLDNLYQLAWVRGLKTTYYLRSMGATHVEKSTMTLNQTNKLNAVQSGYNISEATSENPAACSILDPDCEACQ from the coding sequence ATGAAATCAGAACTAAGTAACTCTACCCAAACTGATCAAAAGCAAGCCTCTAGCGCTGAGCTTACGAATCCTAATACTAAAGCCGCAGCGCCAAACCAATATCAAGTCATTCGCCGTAATGGTAAAGTCACAAGCTTTGATGCCAACAAAATCACAGTCGCTATCACCAAGGCTTTCTTAGCAGTAGAAGGAAGTAGCGCAGCTAGTAGTAAACGCATCCATCAAACCGTAGAAGGACTCGCAGCCCAAGTAGTTGATGCTTGTACTCGCCGCCTAGAAACAGGTAGTACCGTCCATATTGAAGATATTCAAGATCAAGTAGAACTCGCCCTCATGCGAGATGGGCAATATAAGATAGCCCGAGCTTATGTACTTTATCGAGAAGAACGAGCACGGGAGAGAATCCAAGCTACTACAAAAAAGAAAACCGCTGAACCGCTTATTCGGATCACACGGGATGACGGTAGCCTTGTACCGCTTGATAAAAAGCGACTCACTCAAATTATAGAAGAGGCCTGTAAGGGACTACCTGAAACTAAACCTCAAGCTATCCTCAATGAAGTTTTGCGCAACCTCTTTGATGGGCTTACTACGAAGGATATAGAAAGAGCACTCGTAATGAGCGCCCGTACCTTCATTGAAAAGGATCCTAGTTACAGCTATGTCACCGCTCGTTTATTACTAGATAGCCTGCGCCGGGAAGTGCTTTCTTTTATTTATAGCGCTGAAATCTATACTACCCAAGAAGAGATGGCTAATCGCTATCCAGAATACTTTACACGCTATATTAAGCAAAGTGCTGAACTCCAACTCATTGATCCTCGCTTAGCGCAATATGATTTGGTACTTCTAGGCCAAGCGCTAAAACCAGAACGGGATTTTCGGTTTACTTACCTAGGTTTGCAAACCCTTTATGATCGCTACTTTATTCATACTGATAGCACTCGCCTTGAGCTGCCTCAAGCCTTTTTCATGCGAGTGGCAATGGGATTAGCGATTAATGAGGTTGAAAGAGAAGAATGGGCGATTAAGTTCTATGAGTTACTCTCCTCTTTTGATTTTATGAGTAGTACCCCAACCCTATTTAACTCGGGAACTTTACGCCCACAGCTCTCATCCTGCTACCTCACCACTGTGCCTGACGATTTAGATGGAATCTACAGCGCTATTAAAGACAACGCTCTACTCTCTAAATACGCAGGTGGCCTTGGTAATGACTGGTCGCAAGTTCGGGGGATGGGAGCTCACATTCAAGGTACCAATGGTAAATCTCAAGGCGTTGTTCCTTTTTTGAAAGTAGCTAACGATACCGCCGTGGCCGTAAATCAAGGAGGTAAACGCAAAGGAGCCGTTTGTGCTTACTTAGAAATTTGGCATACTGACATTGAAGAGTTCCTAGAGCTACGCAAGAACACTGGAGATGATCGTCGCCGCACCCATGATATGAATACAGCCAACTGGGTACCGGATCTATTTATGAAACGGGTTATAGAAGATAATGAATGGACTTTATTCTCCCCTGATGAAACTCCTGATCTTCATGATTTAGTAGGTCTTGCTTTTGAAGCAGCCTATCTTCGCTACGAAGAAAAAGCAATTCACGGTAAAGTCAGAAATTTTAAAAAGCTGCGGGCTAAAGATCTTTGGCGAAAAATGCTTTCCATGCTGTTTGAGACCGGACATCCATGGATTACATTCAAAGATCCTTGTAATTTACGATCACCTCAGCAGCATAAGGGGGTAGTACATTCCTCTAACCTTTGCACTGAGATAACACTGAATACTTCAGCTGAAGAAATTGCTGTTTGTAATCTAGGATCTATAAATCTTCCTCAGCACGTAGACGAAAATGGCCTAAATCTTCCTAAACTAGAAAAAACTATTAATATCGCTATGCGCATGCTAGATAATGTAATTGACTATAATTATTATAGTGTGCCGGCAGCGCGACGCTCTAATCTGCGCCATCGGCCTGTGGGTCTAGGGTTAATGGGTTTTCAAGATGCCCTTTACAAGCTTCGCCTCCCCTATGCCTCGAAAACAGCCATAGAGTTTGCTGATCGTTCTATGGAGGCAATTAGCTACTATGCTATACAAGCCTCCACACATCTTGCCATAGAGCGAGGCAGCTATCCCACTTTTGAAGGCTCTCTCTGGAGCAAAGGGATTCTACCTTTTGATTCTATTGATTTGCTGGTTGAAGGTCGTGGAGATTACCTACAGCAGGATCGATCTCAAACTTTAGATTGGAATAGTTTACGAGAACAAGTTAAAACAATAGGTATGCGTAATTCCAATTGTATGGCTATTGCCCCAACAGCTACTATTTCTAATATCTGTGGTATTAGCCAATCCATTGAGCCTACTTATCAGAATTTATTTGTAAAATCTAATCTCTCTGGAGAATTTACAGTCATTAATCCTTACTTAGTACAGGATCTTAAAGTACTAGGTTTATGGGATGAAGTCATGGTCAATGACCTAAAATACTTTGATGGTAGCGTACAAGCAATTGACCGTATACCCCAAGATCTTAAACCCTTATATGCTACTGCTTTTGAAATCGATCCGCGCTGGTTAGTGGAAGCAGCCTCTAGGCGTCAAAAATGGATTGATCAAGCCCAAAGCCTTAATCTCTATATGGCCGAGCCAAGTGGTAAGAAACTTGATAACCTCTATCAGCTTGCTTGGGTACGGGGGCTTAAAACGACTTATTATTTACGTTCCATGGGTGCTACCCATGTAGAAAAAAGCACAATGACATTAAATCAAACAAATAAACTTAATGCTGTGCAATCGGGTTATAATATATCTGAGGCAACATCAGAGAATCCTGCAGCCTGCTCTATCCTAGACCCGGACTGCGAAGCTTGTCAGTAG
- a CDS encoding ribonucleotide-diphosphate reductase subunit beta, which translates to MLNWDDPISETENRKGSTWVFSPTKSLVYKSQEKASKNLINQNKTEVNAETGRESITDTHVTGLENIALGAARIQVDDKRIINCRADLNQLVPFKYQWAWDKYLNACANHWMPQEINMNADVALWKNTHGLSEDERTIIKRNLGFFVTADSLVANNLVLAVYRHITNPECRQYLLRQAFEEALHTHAYQYCVESLGLDEGEIFNMYREVPAVARKAEWALPFTQYLADPHFHTGTTGNDQKLLRELIAFYVIFEGIFFYVGFVQILSMGRRGRMTGIAEQFQYIMRDESMHMNFGIDVINQIKIENPHLWTTNFQQDVLDMIKEAVELETQYARDTMPRGVLGLNAATFAEYLQFIANRRCTQIGLTEQYPGANNPFPWMSEILDLKKEKNFFETRVIEYQTGGALSWE; encoded by the coding sequence ATGCTAAATTGGGATGATCCTATTTCAGAAACTGAGAATAGGAAAGGGAGCACTTGGGTATTTTCTCCTACAAAATCCTTAGTGTATAAAAGCCAAGAAAAGGCCAGCAAAAATCTAATTAATCAGAATAAAACAGAAGTAAACGCTGAAACTGGTAGGGAAAGTATTACTGATACTCACGTCACTGGCCTTGAAAACATCGCGCTAGGTGCTGCTCGTATTCAAGTAGATGATAAGCGCATCATCAACTGCCGAGCTGATCTTAACCAGTTAGTACCGTTTAAATACCAGTGGGCTTGGGATAAATACCTGAATGCCTGCGCTAACCACTGGATGCCGCAAGAAATCAACATGAATGCGGACGTGGCCTTGTGGAAAAACACTCATGGTTTAAGCGAAGATGAGCGTACGATTATTAAGCGTAACCTAGGATTTTTCGTAACTGCTGATTCTTTAGTTGCTAACAATTTAGTACTGGCAGTCTACCGGCATATTACAAACCCCGAATGTCGACAATACCTCCTGCGCCAAGCCTTTGAAGAAGCACTACATACTCATGCTTACCAGTATTGTGTCGAATCTCTGGGATTAGATGAAGGAGAAATCTTTAACATGTACCGAGAGGTACCTGCAGTAGCCCGAAAGGCTGAATGGGCTTTACCGTTTACTCAATACCTAGCCGATCCCCACTTCCACACTGGTACGACAGGGAACGACCAAAAATTACTGCGAGAATTAATTGCTTTCTATGTAATCTTCGAAGGTATTTTTTTCTATGTAGGATTCGTACAAATACTTTCAATGGGACGGCGAGGGAGGATGACGGGCATAGCCGAGCAATTCCAGTACATTATGCGCGATGAGTCCATGCATATGAATTTTGGAATTGATGTGATTAATCAAATTAAAATTGAAAATCCTCATTTATGGACAACTAACTTTCAGCAAGATGTATTAGATATGATTAAAGAAGCTGTAGAGTTAGAAACTCAATACGCTAGAGACACCATGCCTCGTGGTGTACTAGGTCTCAACGCGGCCACCTTTGCTGAATATCTTCAATTTATTGCTAATCGTCGTTGCACCCAAATTGGGTTAACAGAACAATATCCTGGGGCTAATAATCCTTTTCCTTGGATGTCTGAAATTTTAGATCTTAAAAAAGAAAAAAACTTCTTTGAAACACGAGTAATCGAATATCAAACGGGCGGCGCATTGAGCTGGGAGTAA
- a CDS encoding OmpA family protein, with product MNHKNTIVYTIVIVLILFTTTHSLDSLAQSEVENRPLYAPHRNWPPCAVMEANGENALNGQVITWTICRSTPFKATTLDSDHDSTPAAATMLDSDHDGILDDADQCPSTPASTTVDEIGCPLDDDPPDNTDLCTNTNEAGCSLDSDHDGILDDADQCPDTPINTKVDETGCPLDSDQDGILDSSDRCPDTPSGTTVDKNGCPAPIVLKGVNFEPDSTHLTVGAQEILTKIADSLRSHPNLDITIKGHTDNLGSADYNKSLSQSRAKSVMGYLASNGIMQSRMRAIGYGEEHPITSNVTEKGRARNRRVELQASENQ from the coding sequence ATGAATCATAAGAACACTATAGTTTATACAATAGTAATTGTATTAATACTGTTTACTACTACCCATAGCTTAGATAGCTTAGCTCAATCAGAGGTAGAAAATCGCCCTCTATATGCGCCTCACCGAAACTGGCCACCGTGTGCTGTCATGGAAGCAAATGGTGAAAATGCGCTTAATGGCCAAGTAATAACGTGGACTATCTGTCGTTCAACTCCTTTTAAGGCAACTACATTAGATAGCGATCACGATTCAACACCTGCTGCAGCAACCATGCTGGATAGTGATCACGATGGTATTCTAGATGATGCCGATCAATGCCCTAGTACCCCTGCTAGTACAACGGTTGATGAAATAGGCTGCCCTCTAGATGATGATCCCCCAGATAATACTGATCTATGTACTAATACCAATGAAGCGGGCTGCTCCCTAGATAGTGATCACGATGGTATTCTAGATGATGCCGATCAGTGCCCTGATACCCCTATTAACACAAAGGTTGATGAAACAGGCTGCCCTCTAGATAGCGATCAGGATGGTATCCTAGATAGTAGTGATCGATGCCCAGATACACCCTCAGGCACTACAGTGGATAAAAATGGCTGCCCCGCTCCTATTGTACTTAAAGGAGTCAATTTTGAACCTGATTCAACTCATCTTACTGTAGGCGCACAAGAGATACTTACTAAGATTGCAGATTCTCTACGCAGTCACCCAAATTTAGATATCACCATTAAAGGTCATACAGATAACCTAGGTAGCGCAGATTACAATAAAAGCCTCTCCCAATCACGAGCTAAATCAGTGATGGGTTACTTGGCCTCCAATGGTATTATGCAATCTAGAATGAGAGCCATCGGGTATGGCGAAGAACACCCAATTACTTCTAACGTTACTGAGAAAGGTCGGGCGCGGAATCGCCGTGTTGAACTTCAAGCTTCCGAGAATCAGTAA
- a CDS encoding metal ABC transporter permease, which translates to MTLWEALVTATFLHHALAAGILASLGCGVMGSFVVVKRIGFLAGGIAHAVLGGMGAAYYLGKNPLAGALIAALLAALLIGWVNQRWQEREDTLISALWSMGMAVGIIFISQTPGYNIDLMSYLFGNILMVSQEQLYLMIAVDAVIIFTVTLFYKQFLAISFDEEFARLRGVPVTFFYLLLLCMVALTVVLLIQIVGLILVIALLMLPAAIAGQYMRSLARMMLLAAILGTLFTSAGIVISYEPDFPVGPTIVLVAGGAYLFSTLSIGLRQHWRIRR; encoded by the coding sequence ATGACCTTGTGGGAAGCATTAGTCACTGCAACATTTTTACACCATGCATTAGCGGCAGGAATTCTAGCTAGCTTAGGATGTGGTGTGATGGGAAGTTTTGTAGTGGTAAAGCGGATTGGTTTTCTAGCCGGAGGTATTGCTCATGCGGTTTTAGGCGGTATGGGGGCTGCCTATTATTTAGGTAAAAACCCGCTTGCAGGTGCTTTGATTGCAGCGTTACTAGCAGCATTACTTATTGGCTGGGTGAATCAAAGGTGGCAGGAACGAGAGGATACTTTAATTAGCGCGCTCTGGTCTATGGGAATGGCTGTGGGGATTATTTTTATCTCTCAGACCCCTGGCTATAACATTGATCTGATGAGTTACTTATTTGGCAATATCCTGATGGTGTCACAAGAGCAACTTTATCTAATGATAGCTGTAGATGCCGTCATTATTTTTACGGTAACCTTGTTTTATAAACAATTTCTAGCGATTAGTTTTGATGAAGAGTTTGCGCGTCTTCGAGGGGTTCCCGTAACATTTTTCTATTTATTATTACTTTGCATGGTAGCCCTTACCGTGGTGCTTTTAATTCAAATAGTGGGTTTAATTTTAGTGATTGCGTTATTAATGTTACCCGCTGCTATTGCTGGGCAATATATGCGCTCATTGGCGAGGATGATGTTGTTAGCTGCCATTTTGGGCACCTTATTTACTAGCGCCGGCATTGTTATTTCTTATGAACCTGATTTTCCTGTTGGGCCTACTATCGTATTAGTAGCAGGAGGAGCTTATCTGTTTTCTACTTTAAGCATAGGGTTACGTCAGCATTGGCGGATTAGACGTTGA